In Halorhabdus tiamatea SARL4B, a genomic segment contains:
- a CDS encoding complex I subunit 4 family protein, which yields MLLEALLVSVLVGAGVVALAPNRYAGKLAAVLSLVPLGGSLYLWSAFDGASNALLGNNPAFETQLAWFDLGPYALQWHVGLDGVSLPLLVLTTILTTAAIVSAWTPIDERESQFYALVLLLEAGLLGVFAALDFFLWFVFWEVVLVPMYFLIGIWGGPRRKYAAIKFFVYTNVASLVMFIGFIALVFGLGDSVASLDLPAVAQALQEPGALDGLAGLGPEALKTTAFLAMFAGFAVKVPIVPVHTWLPDAHVEAPTPVSVLLAGVLLKMGTYALLRFNFTMLPDVAAANATIIGIFAVVSVIYGAMLALAQRDLKRIVAYSSISSMGYVLLGLIAYTVHGVGGATFQMISHGFISGLMFMVVGVVYNQTHTRMVGDMSGLADRLPVTSGIFVAAAFGYMGLPLMSGFIGEALIFIGAFPSSVLPGAPVFTALAMFGIVIVAGYLLWAMQRTLFGPFDLATDYELSRAPVQDVAPLLVLLAAVIVLGIHPDLFYGMIQDAVAPIVELGGGV from the coding sequence GCGGGAGCCTCTACCTGTGGTCAGCCTTCGACGGCGCGAGCAACGCCCTGCTCGGGAACAATCCCGCCTTCGAGACTCAGCTCGCCTGGTTCGATCTGGGGCCCTACGCCCTCCAGTGGCACGTCGGCCTCGACGGCGTGAGTCTGCCGCTGCTCGTGCTGACGACGATTCTCACGACGGCTGCGATCGTCTCGGCCTGGACGCCGATCGACGAGCGCGAGTCGCAGTTCTACGCGCTGGTCCTGCTGCTTGAGGCGGGACTGCTGGGCGTCTTCGCGGCGCTCGATTTCTTCCTGTGGTTCGTCTTCTGGGAAGTCGTCCTGGTCCCGATGTACTTCCTGATCGGGATCTGGGGTGGCCCGCGCCGGAAGTACGCCGCGATCAAGTTCTTCGTCTACACCAACGTCGCGAGCCTGGTGATGTTCATCGGCTTCATCGCGCTGGTGTTCGGGCTGGGCGACAGTGTCGCCAGCCTCGACCTGCCGGCGGTTGCCCAGGCGCTCCAGGAGCCGGGTGCCCTGGACGGACTCGCCGGCCTGGGGCCGGAGGCGCTCAAGACGACGGCCTTCCTCGCGATGTTCGCCGGGTTCGCGGTCAAGGTTCCGATCGTCCCGGTACACACCTGGCTGCCGGACGCCCACGTCGAAGCGCCAACGCCGGTGTCGGTGCTGCTCGCGGGCGTGCTCCTGAAGATGGGGACCTACGCCCTGCTGCGGTTCAACTTCACAATGTTACCCGATGTCGCGGCGGCCAACGCGACGATCATCGGGATCTTCGCCGTGGTGAGCGTCATCTACGGCGCGATGCTCGCGCTCGCCCAGCGGGACTTAAAGCGGATCGTCGCGTACTCCTCCATCTCGTCGATGGGGTACGTCCTGCTCGGGTTGATCGCCTACACCGTCCACGGCGTGGGCGGGGCGACCTTCCAGATGATCAGCCACGGGTTCATCTCGGGGCTGATGTTCATGGTCGTCGGCGTGGTCTACAACCAGACGCACACCCGGATGGTCGGCGACATGTCCGGCCTGGCGGATCGACTGCCGGTGACTTCGGGAATCTTCGTCGCCGCGGCCTTCGGCTACATGGGCCTGCCGCTGATGAGCGGGTTCATCGGGGAGGCGCTGATCTTCATCGGCGCGTTCCCATCGAGCGTACTCCCGGGCGCGCCGGTGTTTACCGCGCTTGCCATGTTCGGGATCGTGATCGTCGCCGGCTACCTGCTGTGGGCGATGCAGCGCACGCTGTTCGGGCCGTTCGACCTCGCGACCGACTACGAACTCTCCCGCGCGCCGGTCCAGGACGTCGCGCCGTTGCTCGTCTTGCTTGCCGCGGTGATCGTCCTCGGGATCCACCCTGACCTGTTCTACGGGATGATCCAGGACGCGGTTGCGCCCATCGTCGAACTCGGAGGTGGTGTCTGA
- the mvaD gene encoding phosphomevalonate decarboxylase MvaD encodes MQATATAHPIQGLVKYHGIRDPDLRTPYHDSISLCTAPSNSTTTVAFEPDRDEDVYQIDGDRVDGRGAERIRTVVDHVRERAGIEDRVRVESENNFPTNVGFGSSASGFAALAMALAEAAGLDLSRPEISTIARRGSTSAARAVTGGFSDLRAGSNDRDCRSRRLDVDFEDDVRIVGAVIPAYKETEAAHAEAEDSHMFEGRLAHVHEQLADMRDALGRGDFERTFEIAEHDTLSLAATTMTGPSGWVYWQPESLEVFETVRDLRADGVPVYFSGDTGASIYVNTTAEYVDRVESAIEALGIETLTWQVGGPARVLESDEALF; translated from the coding sequence ATGCAAGCGACAGCGACGGCCCACCCGATCCAGGGGCTGGTGAAGTACCACGGGATACGCGACCCCGACCTCCGGACGCCGTATCACGACTCGATCAGCCTCTGCACCGCGCCGAGTAACTCCACGACGACCGTCGCCTTCGAACCCGACCGTGACGAGGACGTCTACCAAATCGACGGCGATCGCGTCGACGGGCGCGGGGCCGAGCGCATCCGGACCGTCGTCGACCACGTCCGCGAGCGGGCCGGGATCGAGGATCGAGTCCGAGTCGAGAGCGAGAACAACTTCCCGACGAACGTCGGGTTTGGCTCCTCGGCGTCTGGATTCGCGGCGCTGGCGATGGCACTGGCCGAGGCTGCCGGGTTGGACCTCTCTCGTCCGGAAATATCGACGATCGCTCGCCGTGGTTCGACCTCGGCGGCGCGGGCGGTCACGGGCGGCTTTTCGGATCTGCGGGCGGGCAGCAACGATCGGGACTGCCGTTCTCGGCGACTCGACGTCGACTTCGAGGACGACGTTCGGATCGTCGGCGCGGTCATCCCCGCCTACAAGGAGACCGAGGCGGCCCACGCGGAGGCCGAAGACAGCCACATGTTCGAGGGACGACTCGCCCACGTCCACGAGCAACTCGCGGACATGCGCGACGCGCTCGGCCGCGGCGACTTCGAGCGGACGTTCGAGATCGCCGAACACGACACGCTCTCGCTGGCGGCGACGACGATGACCGGGCCCAGCGGGTGGGTCTACTGGCAACCCGAGAGCCTCGAGGTCTTCGAGACCGTGCGGGATCTCCGGGCGGATGGCGTTCCCGTGTATTTCTCCGGCGATACCGGCGCGAGCATCTACGTCAATACGACGGCGGAGTACGTCGACCGCGTCGAGTCGGCGATCGAAGCACTCGGAATCGAGACGCTCACCTGGCAGGTCGGTGGGCCTGCCCGCGTCCTGGAGTCCGACGAAGCCCTGTTCTAG
- a CDS encoding NADH-quinone oxidoreductase subunit N, whose amino-acid sequence MAAIELPQWAALAPALVLGLTALVLFIIDSIEPEPDTTNTGLLTGVGLAGALAALAFNVWYLAAGTGQPAAIELFGDQLLVDGMTLVFGTIVASVLALVVLGSYDYFTDVPYRAEYFSLVFLAATGMTLLGAVNSFATALLALELASLPSYALVASLKDNKGSVEGGLKYFLVGALSSAIFVYGISLVYVATGHLAFTEVAAAVSDAPAGILGVGVVMVAGGVAFKTASVPFHFWAPEAYEGAPTPISAFLSSASKAAGFVLAFRLFTTAFPHDLISGTIDWLLLFQILAVATMVLGNFAAATQNNVKRMLAYSSIGHAGYVLIALAALTGHGDDSLVLGAGMLHLLVYGFMNTGAFLFVGLAEYWDVGRTFEDYNGLAREAPVAAVAMTVFLFSLAGLPVGAGFLSKYVLFGAAVGAGLWWLAAVGAIASALSLFYYSRVVKALWFEEPTQDFEIESYPIGLYTAIIVAAVVTVLLLPAFGFASEEAIAAAGALV is encoded by the coding sequence ATGGCAGCCATAGAACTTCCACAGTGGGCCGCGCTCGCACCCGCGCTGGTGCTCGGGCTGACAGCGCTGGTCCTGTTCATTATCGACAGCATCGAACCGGAACCCGACACGACGAACACCGGTCTCCTCACCGGCGTTGGACTGGCCGGCGCGCTCGCCGCGCTGGCGTTCAACGTCTGGTATCTGGCGGCCGGGACTGGTCAGCCAGCCGCGATCGAACTGTTCGGCGACCAGTTGCTCGTCGACGGGATGACGCTCGTCTTCGGGACGATCGTCGCCAGCGTCCTCGCACTGGTCGTCCTCGGGAGTTACGACTACTTCACCGACGTGCCCTACCGGGCGGAGTACTTCTCGCTGGTCTTTCTCGCAGCGACTGGGATGACGCTTTTGGGCGCGGTCAACAGCTTCGCGACGGCACTGCTCGCGCTGGAGCTGGCGAGTCTCCCCTCCTACGCGCTGGTGGCCTCGCTGAAGGACAACAAGGGCAGCGTCGAGGGCGGGCTGAAGTACTTCCTCGTCGGTGCGCTGTCCTCGGCGATCTTCGTCTACGGGATCAGCCTGGTCTACGTCGCGACGGGCCACCTCGCGTTCACCGAGGTCGCCGCGGCGGTGTCCGATGCCCCGGCCGGCATTCTGGGCGTCGGCGTCGTGATGGTCGCCGGCGGCGTCGCCTTCAAGACCGCGAGCGTCCCCTTCCACTTCTGGGCACCCGAGGCCTACGAGGGCGCGCCGACGCCGATCTCGGCGTTCCTCTCCTCGGCGTCGAAGGCCGCTGGATTCGTGCTCGCCTTCCGGCTCTTCACGACGGCGTTCCCCCATGACCTGATCAGCGGCACCATCGACTGGCTGCTCCTCTTTCAGATCCTGGCGGTCGCCACGATGGTGCTGGGGAACTTCGCCGCTGCGACCCAGAACAATGTCAAGCGGATGCTCGCCTATTCGTCGATCGGCCACGCCGGGTACGTCCTGATCGCGCTCGCGGCACTGACCGGTCACGGTGACGACAGCCTGGTGCTCGGGGCCGGCATGCTCCACCTGCTGGTCTACGGGTTCATGAACACCGGCGCGTTCCTGTTCGTCGGCCTCGCGGAGTACTGGGACGTCGGCCGGACGTTCGAGGACTACAACGGGCTGGCACGGGAAGCGCCGGTCGCCGCCGTGGCGATGACCGTCTTCCTGTTCAGCCTCGCCGGCCTCCCCGTCGGGGCGGGCTTCCTCTCGAAGTACGTCCTCTTCGGCGCGGCCGTCGGCGCGGGCCTGTGGTGGCTGGCTGCGGTCGGTGCGATCGCCAGTGCCCTGAGCCTGTTCTACTATTCGCGGGTCGTCAAGGCGCTGTGGTTCGAGGAGCCGACCCAGGACTTCGAGATCGAATCCTACCCGATCGGGCTGTACACCGCCATCATCGTCGCGGCGGTCGTGACGGTGTTGCTCCTTCCGGCCTTCGGGTTCGCGAGCGAGGAAGCGATCGCTGCCGCCGGCGCGCTGGTGTAG
- a CDS encoding UPF0175 family protein, with translation MKTVTTRIPEDDEELLAELEAELTADRSEVLRRLIRDGLDEWRREKALDGLRNHELTIRRAAEIADVPYVEMVTLAAEEGIDVGYSTDDLERDLGRI, from the coding sequence ATGAAGACCGTCACGACGCGTATTCCCGAAGACGACGAGGAGTTGCTCGCAGAACTTGAGGCGGAACTGACCGCCGACAGATCGGAGGTGCTTCGGCGGCTCATCAGGGACGGACTCGACGAGTGGCGACGGGAGAAAGCACTCGACGGACTACGAAACCACGAGTTGACGATCCGTCGGGCGGCTGAAATTGCGGACGTCCCGTACGTCGAAATGGTGACCCTCGCCGCCGAAGAGGGGATCGACGTGGGCTATTCGACCGATGACCTCGAACGAGACCTCGGGAGAATCTGA